The DNA region tgaaaaaggGACGACAATCAAAAGCCACCaaaatcaaattgtttaatCGTTGATCTTGACTAACATTTAACATCATAAATAAAGctcattgataattaaaaatttataattaccgCAAGCAAGCTCCAATGtatccaaataaaaattatatttcaattttcaaaattaatatctaaTAATGTCCATTGAAATAGTTGATTGATCTATTCATAAAACAGTCATCAATCcattcccaaaaaaaaaaaaaaaacaaagttatttaatattattaataataaataaataaaaaaattaaattttttttttagatcaaAACAGACTATTTCCTtgttcaatataatttattgttcattTGTCGACTTCATGCGCAATGAAACTAAATTACAAACGCAAacttgaaggaaaaaaaataaaaaaaaaaattattcgtcAAGCACCAATATATCAAGAGACAAGTTAACTAAACACACCACTaacgttaaattattatatatatatttgtagtAACAAAAAGGcgtaaatgtatataatgatATCAATGTAGTTACGACATTTAGCTACAACAATGAcggataaatattattcacacAGCACATAATACACACCTCAATCttttgtgtttaaaaaaaaaaaaatattactcttttttttcgtTGCAGGCGTGCGTGTTGATCTCTCacgtttatatattattttttttttttttttttatatgtagaTGTAGACTTGTCGTATCGTGCAAAAACACTGCACcgaattataattaatttgtttgtcTCCCCACCTAGAGTATCACGCGATACAAAATGTTACTGCGAAAGATGACACTGTCCAACTTTTTACTGTGTGTATTGATGAGTTGCTTActgttttatttacaattacactttgtttataattttattattatcatctatttttattcacaaatATTATGCTCATTTGTGTTTAGAAAAAACCGTAGAAACAAATTgattatatcttttttctcTGATTTTTTCTATAACATGCTCTTTTTGGTTGATTGTCTTcatgtattattttgttgctTTAGAGTTTAGACACTGACATGTAAAATTTACTCACATACTGACACATACACAACAGagactgtttattttttttttttatttgtttttatttatttttttttactccctTTTTTGGAGTAATTAAATTTGGGGGAGAATATACCGAACCAGCCCTCTAGTCATTTGACAATTGCCGCGATGTCTGCTTTAccatgatgaaataaaattcattattttttcatcgatTTTCTTGGTAATTCATTTGGAAATATACCTTTATCAATTAATCACAGTCGGTTGCGCATGACACTGAGTCATGTGCAGTAATATTCgttgactctttttttttttttttataaagaaatttatacaaataatgaaaatttttattaaaaaataaatgaaaatgcttataatttattataatttattagttgAAATTAATGTCCTAAAATTGCACtaatttattaactattttaaGGGTGGTTTTCACTGTTTTCTCTCAagttttccaattttttttttatcaattatatattataggtatgtttataataattgtataataattttccacTGTCTATTAATAGAAACAactatgtaaatttttaatccagATATCAAtgggaaaatttattttcttctggTAATAAATTGACAGTGGACACCTGCCTTTACAgtgcaattaattaataaaattcaacgtATAAAGTGACCTtaatatattatgaaaattaaatttgattattgttGACTATTGTTGACTAATTTATAATCAgtaaataattgtcaaaaaattgcttatcaatttttatattcaacctGAAGACCTGATCCACAAGTTAGCATTAAttaagtaaatattaattttttttttaaatatttatttataaaatgggtttatgaaaaatagtaaaattcatttataaataatgatgatttattatacttttaatttatccataatgaaaaacaatactCCTATAATCTCTTGAATGATTTAACAACTATTATTTAAGTTAAATTTacttatcaaataattatttttgtttgtattttgttttctgGTAAACAGAGTATGacttattttttccaaattctcacaaattcattgaaaaatgctttaacaaaaacatcatcatttgtaattaaaatactatCATAATTTCCATAAAATGCTTGCATTGTCCAATTGGTGCTACCATAAATCATTATTTCCTCATCAATAATTGCAAATTTGTGATGCATTAAACTTGCATTTGATCCatgtatttgtattattattcctAAACAAATAAACTCACAATTAGCTTGTAAATTATTGTagacaaatataatttaaagaaaaatagagTCAACAAACCTGCACGTCTCATTCGATTAATTTGATCACCACAAACTGAATTACCAGCCATACTTGTATCAATAATTGCTCTTACACAAACATTATTTTCACGTACTTTAATTGCAGCATCAACAAGATCATGGCATGTTATAATATACATTGATAAATCCAATGTTTTTTTTGCCATACTCATGTAATGAACCAGTCggctaattaaaaaataaaattcattagttatttaataatataaaaaacaataatatactCTCTTCatgttgatttatcatcaacataaaataaattaattgaaaaaaaattattacttgacATTTGCAACTGCacacatattttttccacAAGCTTTTCTGCTATTTGCATGATTTCTACAATAACTACTTTGATCAGAAAACAAAAGAActtctgaaattttttttttctcattattattatcaatggcattttgaattttccattttttccataattgCCAAGCAATTTCACTTCCAGCTACAGccataacaacaacaacaactcgTTTAATTGATAACATTTTTGttgatagaaaattaaaacaacgtgttgatgatgaatttattttgtttatactgTTGCAAGCTTTGTCTATGAATACATATTTTAATGAGTAGGGTGTcgaataacacaaaaaaaaaaaaaaaaggagaggGGGTTACTCAGTGATGACTAATGACCCAtgtttacataaaaattaaaatcataacCCAATCACAATTGACACACACTTTATGGTGACAACTGACAAGTTGACAACTAacacttgtaaaatttaattaaaaaataaattatttcagttTCAATAATGacatttgataatgatgaactGCAAGATGACGAAGAAGAAACAATTGTTTATGTTGAATTTGAAAGTACATCTGGTAATGATGCATTTCTCAGTGAAAAACTTCAATTGGACATGATTGGATTGGATACTGAGCATCCAATAATGAGAATAAATGGACGGgtaagatataaaaatatatttaaaataaaatatcaacgcaattattaatgaaaattaaaattttagcaTTATGAAGGTACTTATGAAGATGCTGTTGGTACTTGTATGCTGTTTGATAAAGATAATCCAAAAGTAGAAGATCCAGTATTTGATAAAACACCAAATATTCGTTATAAtactaaaactaaaaaaatattaaaaatgaaacggGTATTTGTTAAGCCAAGATTAGAAGTTCTTGGTGATTCAAATTGTTCAAGTTGTATACCAAATATTGAGACAATTAAAGAAGCTGGTGTACCACCAAAATATCAACaagatgcattattattatgggaaaaaataagaaatgaaAGACTTGAAGCACGTAatgattatttagaaaaacaaaaacaaagaaCAGAAAAAAGACAACGTGGTATTGAGCCAGATTCAGATTCAGATGAAGATAATCCATTtgttatgtataaaaataaagatgctgatgataaaattaatcaaacaaaaaatgatactgttaaaaataaaagtcaagagttaaataagaaaaaaattgccaaCTCTTCTGATATTCTTCGAGTAAATTTACAAAGAATTGATGCACCAAGTagttcaaaaaattcaaataccaTTAAAacatcagaaaaaaatatatctgttgataaaaaaacatcaaaaaataatccaggtgttgataatttaattttgaaaaataataaaaaagctagTTCATCTAAAGATAAtggaaatttacaaataattgatACTGAAGTAGCATCTTGTAGCAAAATGACtacaattattgatgaaaataaatctttaaaaaatgatcatgTAGTTGGAAAGAGTGTTGACGaagctgttgttgat from Aphidius gifuensis isolate YNYX2018 linkage group LG5, ASM1490517v1, whole genome shotgun sequence includes:
- the LOC122858385 gene encoding mitochondrial cardiolipin hydrolase, translating into MLSIKRVVVVVMAVAGSEIAWQLWKKWKIQNAIDNNNEKKKISEVLLFSDQSSYCRNHANSRKACGKNMCAVANVNRLVHYMSMAKKTLDLSMYIITCHDLVDAAIKVRENNVCVRAIIDTSMAGNSVCGDQINRMRRAGIIIQIHGSNASLMHHKFAIIDEEIMIYGSTNWTMQAFYGNYDSILITNDDVFVKAFFNEFVRIWKK
- the LOC122858384 gene encoding uncharacterized protein LOC122858384, which codes for MTFDNDELQDDEEETIVYVEFESTSGNDAFLSEKLQLDMIGLDTEHPIMRINGRHYEGTYEDAVGTCMLFDKDNPKVEDPVFDKTPNIRYNTKTKKILKMKRVFVKPRLEVLGDSNCSSCIPNIETIKEAGVPPKYQQDALLLWEKIRNERLEARNDYLEKQKQRTEKRQRGIEPDSDSDEDNPFVMYKNKDADDKINQTKNDTVKNKSQELNKKKIANSSDILRVNLQRIDAPSSSKNSNTIKTSEKNISVDKKTSKNNPGVDNLILKNNKKASSSKDNGNLQIIDTEVASCSKMTTIIDENKSLKNDHVVGKSVDEAVVDDNKSKESTSQTVNDTPPSKQQKRAAKMQEISERFRRSACLMKLQTDKTKKDS